The candidate division KSB1 bacterium genome contains a region encoding:
- a CDS encoding FecR family protein — protein sequence MRNKLPGSGKFFLMAISAVILPLLFSASTQVSHKKFIARRGDTASYLAIRYYGFFNDSLFAVLKKANAHLADLNLIHPGDSLLFPIRSSPEPKLETLRTAASQAVLTFYEGPVKYRRGSKGAFGPVQANLFLAPNDEIQTGEKARAELVLDNRSVIRLAANSHLKITKLTRTEHANATTQPLQAQFDLSLGALWTRVNKLFNRQPKVDVKFPTAIAGVQGTVYRATVAADSVTNVRVYEGSVEVRGGPGMMHPSQGLRPGQVPGPQQVPGPQQVPLETWVRLVRAQQQVVIGKDGRASEPNRFTDQGADLAWVRWNQQRDRDLDAER from the coding sequence GTGCGAAACAAACTCCCGGGCTCGGGCAAATTTTTTTTGATGGCAATCAGCGCCGTCATTTTGCCTCTGCTTTTCTCCGCTTCGACGCAAGTTTCCCACAAGAAATTCATCGCCCGGCGCGGTGACACCGCAAGTTACCTGGCGATTCGCTACTACGGCTTTTTCAATGATTCGTTATTTGCGGTTTTAAAAAAAGCGAATGCGCACCTTGCCGATCTCAATCTCATTCATCCCGGTGACTCTTTGCTGTTTCCGATTCGCTCGTCGCCGGAGCCAAAATTGGAGACGCTCCGTACCGCTGCCTCCCAAGCCGTGCTCACCTTCTATGAAGGCCCGGTCAAATATCGGCGCGGCAGCAAAGGCGCTTTTGGCCCGGTACAGGCAAATTTGTTTTTGGCTCCGAATGACGAAATACAAACCGGCGAGAAAGCCCGCGCCGAGCTGGTGCTCGACAATCGCAGCGTCATTCGTCTCGCCGCCAACTCGCATTTGAAAATCACCAAGCTGACGCGTACGGAGCATGCCAATGCAACAACGCAGCCGCTGCAAGCGCAATTCGACCTGTCATTGGGCGCGCTGTGGACGCGGGTCAACAAGCTGTTCAACCGCCAGCCAAAAGTCGACGTCAAATTTCCGACGGCGATTGCGGGCGTGCAGGGCACGGTTTATCGCGCCACGGTTGCGGCCGACAGCGTCACCAACGTGCGCGTTTATGAAGGCAGCGTTGAAGTGCGCGGCGGTCCTGGGATGATGCACCCGTCGCAAGGTTTGCGGCCCGGGCAGGTGCCGGGACCGCAACAAGTGCCGGGGCCGCAGCAAGTTCCTCTGGAAACCTGGGTGCGTCTGGTGCGGGCACAACAACAAGTCGTCATCGGCAAGGATGGCCGAGCCTCGGAGCCGAATCGTTTCACCGATCAGGGCGCGGATCTGGCCTGGGTGCGGTGGAACCAGCAACGCGATCGTGATCTCGATGCCGAACGTTGA